Genomic window (Sphingosinicella microcystinivorans):
CAAGCTGCCTGACGTGGCCGCCTGAGATGGCCGGCGCCGTACCTCGCGAATCCCGTTTCGGGCAGTTGTTCCGGCGCGGCTCGCTCAGCCGCCGGATGCTGGCGGTGTCGGCGCTGTGGATCATCACGCTGCTGCTCATCGGCGGATACGCGCTGGAGCGCACGGTCGGGCGCATCATCGTCGACGGCTTCGACGAGCGCCTGCGCAGCGTGCTCACCGCGCTCATCGCGACCGTGGAACTCGGCCCCGAGGGCGAGATCCGCCTCAACCGCTCGCTCGGCGACCAGCGCTTCCAGGAGCCCTATTCGGGCCTCTACTGGCAGATCAGCATGGCGGGGCAGGAGCCGCTGCGCTCGCGCTCGCTCTGGGACCGGGCGCTGACGCCGAGCACCTTCGACGCCAGCAAGGAGCCCGTCGCCTACGACAGCGACGCCTTCGAAGGGGAGCGGCTGCGCATCGTGGAGCGCGACATCGTGCTGCCGGACAGCCCGCTCGTGCTCCACGTTCAGGCCGCGCAGAACCGGGCGGAGCTCGACCGCCAGCTCGCCCGCGTGCGCGCGACCGTGCTGTGGTCGCTCGGCGTGCTCGGCATCGGGCTCATCGGCATGGCGGGGCTCCAGACCGGCTACGGCCTCTGGCCGCTGCGCCGCATCAGCGACCAGATCGCGGCGGTGCGCAGCGGCGCGGTGCAGCGCGTGTCCTCGGATTTCCCGTCCGAGGTGTCGCCGATGGTCGCGGAGCTCAACGAGCTTCTCGACCATACCGAGGCGCAGGCGGAGGCGGCGCGGATGCACGCGGGCAATCTCGCCCACGCGCTGAAGACTCCGCTCGCCATCGTCATGAACGAGGCGGAAGGGCAGGCGACGCCGCTGGCGGACACGGTGCGCGGCCAGCTCGCCATCATGCGGCGCCACATCGACCATCACCTCGCCCGCGCCCGCGCGCTCGGCCGCCGCTCGGCGGTGAACGCGCGCGCCGAGGTGTGGCCCGCGCTCGAAGGCCTGCGCCGCGCGATCAGCCGCATCTACCCCGACGTCACGATCGACCTCGACGGCGACCGCGCCGCGGTGTTCCACGGCGAGCGGCAGGACCTCGAGGAGATGGCGGGCAACCTCATCGAGAACGCCGCCAAGTACGGCGCGGGGCGCGTGTTCGTCTCGGTGTCGCGGACGGACGGGGCGGAGCGTTTCATCGAGATCGTCGTCGAGGACGACGGCCCCGGCATCGCGGAAGCCGAGCGCGGCCGCATCTTCGGGCGCGGCGCGCGGCTCGACACCGAAAAGCCCGGCACCGGTCTCGGCCTCGCCATCGTGAAGGACGTCGCAGAGATCTACGGCGGCAGCATCACGCTCGGCGGCAGCGAGGATCTGGGCGGGCTGGAAGCGACGCTGCGGCTGCCCGCAGCGGTGTGACGCTTACTTCTTGATGCCTTTCAGGAGCTTCTTTCCCGCACCGAGCGGATCGGCGCGCAGTTTCGCCTCCTCCGCGCCGATGTACTTGAAGATGCCCTTCAGCGCCTGATCCGTGACGCTGTCCGTCAGCCCGTCGCGGCTGAGGCCCGCGCCGGACAGGAGCGCGGATTTGCCGCCGAGCTTGTCGAGCTGATCGAAGGCGCCGACATTGCCGAGCGCGTCGGCGACGAGGGGGCGCACCTTGGCGTGCAGGTCGTCGCCGGCGCTTTCCTGAAGGTAGCGGGTCGCGCCGTCGGTCTTCGAGACCACGCCGATGCCGTCCTGCAGCGTCATGTCGTTGATCGCCGTCCGAAAGATCGGCTTGGCCTCCTTCGCGGCAAGCCCGGCGGCATCGTTCAGGCTCTTCGTGAGATTGCCGGTGAGGCCCGCCTGATCCGTGTATTTCATCAGGCCGGACGCCTTCTTGAGCGGCCCCGGAAGCAGGATGCGGATCGCCTTGTCGGCATAGAAGGCGCCGGGCTCGGCGAGCTTGTCGAGCGCGCTGTCCGAGGCGTCGCCGAGGATGTTCTTCACGGGGGCGCCCAGACCTTGCGCCGCTGCCGGTGGGGCCGCCGTCGCGACCGTTCCGACAAGAAGCGTTGCGGCCAGAAAACCACGAACAAGGACGTTGCCGGTCATAAGCCTCATCTCCACCAGGTGCGGGCGAGCCTATCACACCGTCGCCGTGCTGTAAGGCCAGCTTTACACATTATGCCAACTTTGAGGGTAAGTGATTGTTTTATCTGTATGGCATGGTTTTTGCGTAATGAAAATCAGGGGAATGGAAAGACATACAGGAGAACGAGGTGGGCGTATCAAATTCATGGAGGCTGGTAGCCACAGCCCTGTTTCTCGGTGCTGCATCGCAAGCCCATGCAGCCCCGGTATTCGATGTGACCGTATCGGCGCCGACGGTGAAAACGTCCAACGCCGACTTCGACTATTTCCACGTGGAGACGTTCGATAACAAGGCGCCTGTCACCAACAGCATATATGTCTCGTCGGGCACTTACGACAACGGCACGTCCGGCGATACGAGCGACGATGTCAGCTTCTCGCTGACCTACACCGGGGTCAACATCATCCCCACCGACGTGTACGGCGGCGCGGACCTGACCGATTACGCGGTGGCCGGCATCAATCTGGGCGACAGCTACGAGGTCAAGATCTCGACGAGCGCCGGGGCGGGCGTCAATTATTTCGGCTACTGGCTGTCCGCGCTCGATGCGGGGAATACCGTGACCTTCTATCTGGACGACGATTTCCTGCAGTCGTTCTCGGCCGGAGACGTCGCGAGCATCATCGGCAGCAATCCGGCTTACGCCGGTCACCCGGACTATCCGGCCGGCGCGAACAATAGCCGGGAGCCCTACGCCTTCCTGAATTTCTATGCGAAGGACGGGCAGACCTTCAACCGGATCGTCTTTTCTCAGGCTCCGGCGACCGGCGGCGGTCAGGCCGGGTACGAGTCCGATAACCACACGATCGGCTTCTACACGCGGAAAGGCGACGACGAGACACCCGTGACGACGGTCCCCGAGCCCGCAGCCCTCGCGCTGTTCGGCCTCGGCCTGGTCGGCCTCGGCCTGAGCCGCCGCCGCAAGCGCGCGTAACGCAAACGGACAACAGGGGGCGGTTCGACAGGACCGTCCGGCCCGGTTCGGCCTCCCCCCGCCGAGCCGGGCCTATTCCTGTCCGCAGAACACGCGGCGACGGAGCGCGCGGTACGCTACATCCGGTAATTTTTCCGAGGATTCCGTATGTTGCCGGAATTTTGGATGCCCCGCGTGGATTCGAACCACGATTGACGGAGTCAGAGTCCGTAGTCTTACCATTAGACGACAGGGCACCAACGGGCGGCGGGCGCTGCCCGATTGCGCTGGGCGTAATATGGGGGCGGCCGCGCAATGTCAAACGGTCAGATGTGCGGGCCGTGGGCACGAGCGGAGGTTGCGAATTTTTACAAAAGGATGCTAGCCTCGCTTTCAAGTGAACGGCGGGTGCCCTCCGGGGCCTCCGGCGTCTTGTTTACAGGGCGACCATCATGCCTTTCGATGTGACCACCGCGCCCGACACGGGCGTCCCGGATTCCCCGCCGCCGCCGTCGCGGGTCGAGACGGGTCAGGTACAGCGGCGCGCCTATGCCGCGCTCGACCTCGGCACCAACAATTGCCGCCTGCTGATCGCCCGGCCCGCGCGGGGCGGCTTCTACGTGGTGGACGCCTTCTCGCGGATCGTGCGGCTGGGCGAAGGGTTGCTCGAAACCGGGCAGCTCTCGGACGCCGCGCAGGACCGCGCCGTCGCCGCGCTCAAGGCCTGCGCCGACAAGGTGCGCCGCCGGGGCGTCTGGGTGAGCCGCAACGTCGCCACCGAGGCCTGCCGCCGGGCCAGCAACCGCGACGCCTTCGTGGACCGCGTGTTCGCCGAGACCGGCATCGCGCTCGACGTCATCTCGCCGGAAGAAGAGGCGCGGCTCGCCGTGCTCGGCTGCCAGACGCTGCTCGACCGGCGCGGCGGTCATGCGCTCGTCTTCGATATCGGCGGCGGCAGCACCGAGATCATCCTCGTCGAGATCGGGCCGGGCGGGCGCGAACGGATCGTGAGCTGGGCGAGCGTGCCGTGGGGCGTCGTCTCGCTGACCGAGACGGAGCCGACGCACTTCGACAGCATCGACGAACGCGACGCCGCCTACGGCCGGATGCGCGCGCGCGTTGCCGAACACCTCGTCGGCGCGCGGGACCACCTGCATCCGCCGGGGCGCCCGGAAGCGCTGCAACTGCTCGGCACCTCGGGCACGATCACCACGCTCGCCAGCCTGCACCTCGGCCTCGCGCACTACGACAGGCGCAAGGTGGACGGCTGCAACGTGCCGTCCGCGGCGCTTCGCGACGTGGGCACCGCGCTGGCGCGCATGGCGCACGGCGAACGCGCCGTGCTTCCCTGCATCGGCAACGAGCGGGCCGACCTGATCGTCGCGGGCTGCGCCATTCTGGACGCCATCCTCGAGATGTTCCCCTCCGGCGAGGTCTGCGTCGCCGACCGCGGCATCCGCGAGGGTATTCTCCGCACGCTGATGCGGCGCGACGGCTACAGGCTCTAGCATGGCGAAGGGTGTGGGCGGCCGCTCCGTGGGCGGCAAGGTGCGGGTGAAGACGGCGCGGCGTCGTTCGGCCGCCTCGACGCGCTGGATCGAGCGGCAGCTGAACGACCCCTATGTGAAGGCGGCGAAGTCGCACGGCTATCGCTCGCGCGCCGCCTTCAAGCTGCTCGAACTCGACGAGAAGTACCATTTCCTGCGCGGCGTGCGCCGGGTGGTCGACCTCGGCGCGGCGCCCGGCGGCTGGTGCCAGGTGCTGCGCGAGAAGCACCCGAAGGCGGTGATCGTAGGCATCGACCTCCTCGAGATGGAGCCGCTGGAGGGCGTGAGCTTCCTCCAGATGGACTTCCTTGCCGAAGAGGCGCCGGACGCGCTGAAGGAAGCGCTCGGCGGGGCGGCCGACCTCGTGCTGTCGGACATGGCGGCGAACACCATCGGCCACAAGCAGACCGACCACCTGCGCACGATGGCGCTGGTGGAGGCGGGGCTCCATTTCGCGTGCGAGGTGCTGGCGCCCGGCGGTACGTTCGTCGCCAAGGTGCTGGCGGGCGGTGCGGACCACGCGCTTGTCGCGGAGCTGAAACGCAATTTCCGCACGGTGAAGCACTCGAAGCCGCCCGCGAGCCGCAAGGATTCGTCCGAGTGGTACGTGGTGGCGCAAGGGTTCAAGGGAACAGCGTTGCCCGGGGACGGTTCCAATGGCAGAGCCGCCGATGAAACCGGTTCCGGGCGAGAGGAGAATACATGAAACGACAGCCCGCCGAGTGGGCGCCGCACGCCGCGATCTGGACGGCGTGGCCCTCCGACGCATCGCTGTGGCAGGAGGACCTCGAGCCCGCGCAGGCCGAGGTCGCCGGGATGGTGGCGGCGATCGTCGCGGACGGCGGCGAGGGCGTGGAGCTTCTGGTCGACGGCCCCGAGGCGGAGGCGACGGCGCGGCTTGCGCTTGCCGATCATCCCTCGGTACGCATCCACCAGCGCACGTTCGGCGACATCTGGCTGCGCGACACCGGGCCGCTGTTCCTCTCGGACGGCAGCGCGGCGGGCTTCCGCTTCAACGGCTGGGGCGGCAAGTACGAACTGGAAGGCGACGACACGGTCGCCGACTTCGTCGCCGAGACGCAAGGTGCGGCGCTCGCCCGCCACGACTGGGTTCTCGAAGGCGGCGCCATCGAGCCGGACGGCACGGGCCGCGTCGTTACCACGCGCCAGTGCCTGCTCAACCCCAACCGGAATCCAGACCTGTCGCAAGCCGACATCGAGGCGCGGCTTGCCGCCGACCTCGGGCTGACGGAGGTGATCTGGCTCTGCGACGGGCTTCTCAATGACCACACGGACGGGCACGTCGACAACCTCGCGCGCTTCGTCGCGGAGGGCGTCGTCGTCGTGCCGGAGGCGGCGGGCGCGGACGATCCGAACGCCGACGTCTACGCCGAGGCACGGCAGACGCTGGAGGCTGCCGGGCTCGACGTGCGGACCATCCCGTCGCCCGGCCTGCTGGAGGTTGAGGGCGAGGCGATCCCGGCGAGCTACATGAACTTCCTGATCACCAACCGGAAGGTGATCGTGCCGGTCTACGGCCAGCCGAACGACGAGGCCGCGGTCGCCGCCGTTCAGGCGCTGTTCCCCGGCCGCAAGGCCGTGGGCCTTCCCGCCAATCACATCCTGACCGGTGGCGGCTCCTTCCATTGCATCACCCAGCAGGTTCCCGCGCTATGAGCACCATGAACGTCGCCGCGCTCCAGCTTCCGCTCGGGGGCGACATCAACAGCAACATCGCGCGGGTCAGCGATCTCGTGCGCGAGGCGGCGGGGAAGGGCGCGAAGGTCATCCTGCCGCCCGAGCTGTTCGAAGGGCCGTATTTCTGCCAGGTGCAGCACGAGCGTTTCTTTGCCGCGGCAAGGCCCGTGAGCGAGCACAAGGCGGT
Coding sequences:
- a CDS encoding DUF4197 domain-containing protein, with protein sequence MTGNVLVRGFLAATLLVGTVATAAPPAAAQGLGAPVKNILGDASDSALDKLAEPGAFYADKAIRILLPGPLKKASGLMKYTDQAGLTGNLTKSLNDAAGLAAKEAKPIFRTAINDMTLQDGIGVVSKTDGATRYLQESAGDDLHAKVRPLVADALGNVGAFDQLDKLGGKSALLSGAGLSRDGLTDSVTDQALKGIFKYIGAEEAKLRADPLGAGKKLLKGIKK
- a CDS encoding Ppx/GppA phosphatase family protein — its product is MPFDVTTAPDTGVPDSPPPPSRVETGQVQRRAYAALDLGTNNCRLLIARPARGGFYVVDAFSRIVRLGEGLLETGQLSDAAQDRAVAALKACADKVRRRGVWVSRNVATEACRRASNRDAFVDRVFAETGIALDVISPEEEARLAVLGCQTLLDRRGGHALVFDIGGGSTEIILVEIGPGGRERIVSWASVPWGVVSLTETEPTHFDSIDERDAAYGRMRARVAEHLVGARDHLHPPGRPEALQLLGTSGTITTLASLHLGLAHYDRRKVDGCNVPSAALRDVGTALARMAHGERAVLPCIGNERADLIVAGCAILDAILEMFPSGEVCVADRGIREGILRTLMRRDGYRL
- a CDS encoding RlmE family RNA methyltransferase, giving the protein MAKGVGGRSVGGKVRVKTARRRSAASTRWIERQLNDPYVKAAKSHGYRSRAAFKLLELDEKYHFLRGVRRVVDLGAAPGGWCQVLREKHPKAVIVGIDLLEMEPLEGVSFLQMDFLAEEAPDALKEALGGAADLVLSDMAANTIGHKQTDHLRTMALVEAGLHFACEVLAPGGTFVAKVLAGGADHALVAELKRNFRTVKHSKPPASRKDSSEWYVVAQGFKGTALPGDGSNGRAADETGSGREENT
- a CDS encoding PEP-CTERM sorting domain-containing protein, which codes for MKTSNADFDYFHVETFDNKAPVTNSIYVSSGTYDNGTSGDTSDDVSFSLTYTGVNIIPTDVYGGADLTDYAVAGINLGDSYEVKISTSAGAGVNYFGYWLSALDAGNTVTFYLDDDFLQSFSAGDVASIIGSNPAYAGHPDYPAGANNSREPYAFLNFYAKDGQTFNRIVFSQAPATGGGQAGYESDNHTIGFYTRKGDDETPVTTVPEPAALALFGLGLVGLGLSRRRKRA
- a CDS encoding sensor histidine kinase yields the protein MAGAVPRESRFGQLFRRGSLSRRMLAVSALWIITLLLIGGYALERTVGRIIVDGFDERLRSVLTALIATVELGPEGEIRLNRSLGDQRFQEPYSGLYWQISMAGQEPLRSRSLWDRALTPSTFDASKEPVAYDSDAFEGERLRIVERDIVLPDSPLVLHVQAAQNRAELDRQLARVRATVLWSLGVLGIGLIGMAGLQTGYGLWPLRRISDQIAAVRSGAVQRVSSDFPSEVSPMVAELNELLDHTEAQAEAARMHAGNLAHALKTPLAIVMNEAEGQATPLADTVRGQLAIMRRHIDHHLARARALGRRSAVNARAEVWPALEGLRRAISRIYPDVTIDLDGDRAAVFHGERQDLEEMAGNLIENAAKYGAGRVFVSVSRTDGAERFIEIVVEDDGPGIAEAERGRIFGRGARLDTEKPGTGLGLAIVKDVAEIYGGSITLGGSEDLGGLEATLRLPAAV
- a CDS encoding agmatine deiminase family protein gives rise to the protein MKRQPAEWAPHAAIWTAWPSDASLWQEDLEPAQAEVAGMVAAIVADGGEGVELLVDGPEAEATARLALADHPSVRIHQRTFGDIWLRDTGPLFLSDGSAAGFRFNGWGGKYELEGDDTVADFVAETQGAALARHDWVLEGGAIEPDGTGRVVTTRQCLLNPNRNPDLSQADIEARLAADLGLTEVIWLCDGLLNDHTDGHVDNLARFVAEGVVVVPEAAGADDPNADVYAEARQTLEAAGLDVRTIPSPGLLEVEGEAIPASYMNFLITNRKVIVPVYGQPNDEAAVAAVQALFPGRKAVGLPANHILTGGGSFHCITQQVPAL